The nucleotide window GCCCGCATTCGGAGATGCGCCCACGCGGTGAGCGTGAGCTTGACAGCGATCTCGTCTCTGGAACCGTCGCTCCATGCCAAAAGTGGCCATCGTAACCGGCGCCGGCAGCGGCATCGGCCAAACCGTTTCTCACCGCCTCGCCAGCGAAGGCTGGTCCGTCGCCGCCGCGGACCTAAACGCCGAAGCCGCCGCTCTAACCGCCAAACAGATTTCCAACGCTGGAGGCTCAGTACACGCGGTTGCCGTGGACATCGCGAGCGCGGAAAGTTGCGCCACGATGGTCTCGGCCTCGGTCGCGCGGTTTGGCCGCGTGGACGCGCTGGTCAATTGCGCGGGCATCAGCAAACCCGGAGATTCCCTGACTTACTCAAAAGCAGACTGGGAACAAATGATTGCGGTGCAATTGAACGGCACATTCTTCACCGCCCAGGCAGTCGGCCGCCAGTTGGTCCAGCAAGGCGGAGGCGGCGCTCTGGTTTTCATTTCTTCCACGAATGCCGAGGCGGCGTTTCCAAGGCGAGCTGCTTACTGCGCGGCCAAAGCTGGCGTGGCCATGCTGACCAAAGTGCTGGCCGTGGAGTGGGCCGCCCACGGCATCCGGGTTAACGCCGTGGGCCCCGCCTACGTCGAGACCGAAATGACCCTGCGCAACATCGCCGCCGGCAACGTCTCGCGCGAAGCCATCGAACGCCGCATTCCGCTTGGACGTTTGGCGCGGCCCGGGGACGTCGCCGATGCCATTTCATTTCTGTTGTCCGACCGCGCCAGCTTCATCACCGGCCATTCTCTTTATGTGGACGGCGGATGGCTGGCGTATGGCTATCTGTAGGCAGACGGAAAATCGAGTGGAGCGAAGCCGCACGGGCTTTCAGCGGGGAGCGCACGCGCCTCGCGTGCAGTGGTCGGCGCCCCCGCCGACCACAAATGTTCCGTCGAATCAGCCACCATTCAGTGACCCACCGACGCGTTCAATCCGACCGGCGAGGCGCCGGTCGGAACACGCGAAGGCGCGTGTGCTCCCCAATGAATGGTTTCGCTTCGCGGCCCCCTTCCTTACGAGTTCCTAACCCGTCTCAACGCTCAATTCCCGCCTGGCTCACGTCAATCGCTTGAATTCTCAGTTTGAGCGCGGGGGAGTCGGGTTTGAAACGGTAATCGCCCATGCACACAGCCCATGAACCAGGTAGGGCGAGTCCGTCTCGGCGAGCCGCTCCACGTGCTTGGAACACGTCCAGATCGGCTCGCTGCGGACAGGCTCGCCCTACCCAGCGGTTCATGGGGAGAGGAATCAGACCTTGGCTTTGTCGGTTGCCGTTGGCCGCGAATTGAAGACTGTCCGGCCCGGCACCGGCACGGGGTACGCATCATCCGAACCGGGCTGAGTAGGCGCGTCCATGTCGTCGCGGCAGTCCTCCGGTCGTGGCGGATAATAGAAATCAGACTGGCTCGCTTGCTCCCAGGTCACTTCCTTGCCGGAGTAACAGGAGAGTTGACCCATGACCGTGATCAGCGTGCTGCGCGCCATGTAGTCGCCGTTGTTGATCGGTTGACCCGCACGAATCGCGGCAAAGAGACGGTTGTGCTCGACTTGATACG belongs to Verrucomicrobiota bacterium and includes:
- a CDS encoding SDR family oxidoreductase; the protein is MPKVAIVTGAGSGIGQTVSHRLASEGWSVAAADLNAEAAALTAKQISNAGGSVHAVAVDIASAESCATMVSASVARFGRVDALVNCAGISKPGDSLTYSKADWEQMIAVQLNGTFFTAQAVGRQLVQQGGGGALVFISSTNAEAAFPRRAAYCAAKAGVAMLTKVLAVEWAAHGIRVNAVGPAYVETEMTLRNIAAGNVSREAIERRIPLGRLARPGDVADAISFLLSDRASFITGHSLYVDGGWLAYGYL